A portion of the Sulfurospirillum diekertiae genome contains these proteins:
- a CDS encoding RluA family pseudouridine synthase encodes MSEALELPRNQVEKLIKNIGVMVDGKLCTKCSTKLVEGNVICYEFAEAEQSSSEYEVNFDVPILYEDDDLLVINKPPFLTVHGAPSVKEATLVDWLKFKRINLSTISGEERHGIVHRIDKETSGALVIAKNNEAHLSLSSQLEDKSMGRYYLAMIDLPLKDNIVVELPIGRSVNNRLKMDVLKKDGRMAKSAFSKLLVSRDGKKELIAAKLFTGRTHQIRVHLQALSRHILGDSLYGFKSQNGTIPRVMLHAYILYLMHPRTGQLLQINAPLWDDFDAYLRHHFSKEEVDEKITLDSIVNGFKLHDQWLRKDA; translated from the coding sequence ATGAGTGAAGCGCTAGAACTACCGCGCAATCAGGTCGAAAAACTCATTAAAAATATCGGTGTTATGGTCGATGGAAAATTGTGCACAAAGTGCAGTACGAAGCTTGTGGAAGGCAATGTCATTTGTTATGAGTTTGCAGAAGCTGAACAGAGTTCAAGTGAGTATGAAGTTAATTTTGATGTGCCTATTTTGTATGAAGATGATGATCTTCTGGTGATTAATAAGCCACCGTTTTTAACGGTTCATGGGGCTCCTAGTGTCAAAGAAGCAACACTCGTGGATTGGCTGAAGTTTAAGCGTATTAATCTTTCTACTATCAGCGGTGAAGAGCGTCATGGTATTGTACACCGCATCGACAAAGAAACCAGTGGTGCGCTAGTGATTGCTAAAAACAATGAAGCGCATTTAAGCCTCTCTTCTCAGTTAGAAGATAAAAGTATGGGGCGATACTATCTCGCCATGATTGATTTGCCTCTCAAAGATAATATTGTTGTTGAGCTGCCTATTGGACGTAGTGTTAATAATCGTTTGAAAATGGATGTCCTTAAAAAAGATGGACGCATGGCAAAAAGTGCTTTTTCAAAACTTTTGGTATCTCGTGATGGTAAAAAAGAGCTGATTGCCGCCAAACTTTTTACAGGGCGAACGCATCAGATCAGAGTGCATCTCCAAGCACTCTCTCGCCACATCTTGGGCGATAGTTTATACGGCTTTAAGAGCCAAAATGGTACAATACCAAGAGTTATGTTACACGCTTATATTTTGTATCTTATGCATCCAAGAACAGGGCAATTATTGCAAATAAATGCTCCATTGTGGGATGATTTTGATGCCTATTTAAGACACCATTTCAGTAAGGAAGAGGTAGATGAAAAAATTACTTTGGATAGTATCGTTAATGGCTTTAAGCTTCATGATCAGTGGTTGCGAAAAGACGCTTGA
- a CDS encoding fibronectin type III domain-containing protein codes for MKKLLWIVSLMALSFMISGCEKTLETPKEPVVDASMPRIEGIRTLAGSTEVGFEWTPIYSSQIEGYYLYRMEGNSMKKIATIKDKYVSHYVDTKLRPNSSYSYQMSTYSADKHESALSAMASVTTTGLVANTPTVGAIDSVSFINAVSGLPACIKIIWRPHSQQNVEYYIIERNEYKSNSWDEIGKVKGRLNAEYIDKDIKDNSVYRYRVKVKTSDDVVSKPSDTVEAHSKPLPRGITGVKATSDLPKKIILTWSPSTTSDFAYYKIYRSPTSGLFYTFFGKTVNTEFEDLINDNGKTYYYRVVAVDVDGLESKQDTTVAGMTLSALNAPSVSSVRHDGNSISISWAGDDNAIKYSVTKEFEISGKTKKQNFTGIFESNFVDQDTVPGVEYKYNIIAIDKYGIASKPSDSVLITIPKGSN; via the coding sequence ATGAAAAAATTACTTTGGATAGTATCGTTAATGGCTTTAAGCTTCATGATCAGTGGTTGCGAAAAGACGCTTGAAACACCTAAAGAGCCCGTTGTTGATGCTTCTATGCCCAGAATAGAAGGCATTCGTACCTTGGCAGGTTCTACAGAAGTTGGTTTTGAATGGACGCCAATCTACAGTTCACAAATCGAAGGGTACTACTTATACCGAATGGAAGGCAATAGTATGAAAAAGATTGCCACCATTAAAGACAAATACGTATCACACTATGTGGATACGAAACTAAGACCCAACTCAAGCTATAGCTATCAGATGAGTACCTATTCTGCGGACAAACATGAATCTGCGTTAAGTGCTATGGCAAGCGTAACAACAACAGGACTTGTCGCTAACACTCCAACCGTAGGTGCCATTGATTCTGTTTCATTTATCAATGCGGTCTCAGGATTGCCTGCGTGTATTAAAATTATTTGGAGACCACATTCACAGCAGAATGTAGAATATTACATCATTGAACGTAACGAATATAAGTCTAATTCATGGGATGAGATTGGCAAAGTTAAAGGTAGATTAAATGCCGAATATATCGACAAAGATATTAAAGATAATTCTGTTTACCGTTACCGTGTTAAAGTAAAGACCTCTGATGATGTTGTCTCAAAACCAAGTGATACCGTTGAAGCACATTCAAAACCTCTACCTCGTGGCATTACAGGTGTTAAAGCAACGTCAGATTTACCTAAAAAAATTATTTTGACATGGAGTCCATCAACGACAAGTGATTTTGCTTATTATAAAATCTATCGTTCTCCAACATCAGGTCTGTTCTATACTTTTTTTGGCAAAACAGTCAATACCGAGTTTGAAGATTTAATCAACGATAACGGTAAAACCTATTACTACAGAGTTGTAGCTGTCGATGTTGATGGTCTTGAATCAAAGCAAGATACCACGGTGGCAGGTATGACACTTTCAGCACTTAATGCTCCTTCTGTCAGTTCAGTGAGACACGATGGCAATTCTATTTCCATTTCATGGGCTGGGGATGATAATGCAATAAAATACAGTGTCACTAAAGAATTTGAAATCTCTGGTAAAACGAAAAAGCAGAATTTTACAGGTATCTTTGAAAGTAATTTTGTTGACCAAGATACCGTTCCTGGGGTAGAGTACAAATATAATATTATTGCGATAGATAAATATGGCATTGCCTCTAAACCTTCGGATAGTGTGCTTATTACTATTCCAAAGGGATCAAATTAA
- the trmB gene encoding tRNA (guanosine(46)-N7)-methyltransferase TrmB — MPNFHTQTLKPLSYPCTYKETTFSYEAHSKRGNKLVMASMQGEHLLIRIHQKEDGNLLVKGDKVTRPTQASFLQKVLIDFRDVSEAKEIYSNIEPKNFLEVKHSPYLKEIDFFANHFDVKGEIWIEIGFGSGRHLLHQAKKNPHIQFIGLEIHKPSIEQVLKQCELQSIENILVVDYDARLFMEFLPSNVVGRIFVHFPVPWDKKPHRRVFSAAFIEEALRVLHVKGTLELRTDSPLYFEFTFAQMMQLSRADVHVKKNAELEITSKYEDRWRKMEKDIYDVILTNEVASEPISKPDTLHFDMDVDFRKIRDTFKDELLRGEGFFVHFEELFEIDEQSGLIRLSFGANERNEKCYIAIQKGQVSYLPDAILATKSNRAAHTLIKEWFHGICD; from the coding sequence ATGCCGAATTTTCATACGCAAACACTGAAACCTTTAAGTTATCCTTGTACGTACAAAGAGACCACATTTAGTTACGAAGCGCACTCTAAAAGGGGCAACAAACTGGTGATGGCCTCAATGCAAGGAGAGCACTTACTGATTCGTATTCATCAAAAAGAGGATGGGAATTTACTGGTGAAGGGTGACAAAGTTACTCGCCCAACCCAAGCCTCTTTTTTGCAAAAAGTGTTGATTGATTTTAGAGATGTAAGTGAAGCCAAAGAGATTTATTCCAATATTGAACCTAAAAATTTTTTAGAAGTCAAGCATTCGCCTTACCTCAAAGAGATTGACTTTTTTGCAAATCACTTTGACGTGAAAGGTGAAATTTGGATCGAAATTGGTTTTGGAAGTGGACGACACTTACTTCATCAGGCAAAGAAAAATCCACATATTCAATTCATTGGTCTGGAAATTCATAAGCCTTCGATTGAGCAAGTTTTAAAACAATGTGAACTTCAATCCATTGAAAATATTTTAGTTGTTGACTATGATGCACGCTTGTTTATGGAGTTCTTGCCTTCTAACGTAGTAGGACGTATCTTTGTGCACTTTCCTGTTCCTTGGGATAAAAAGCCACACCGCCGTGTTTTTTCTGCTGCATTCATTGAAGAAGCTTTACGTGTTTTGCATGTAAAGGGAACATTAGAGCTTCGAACCGACAGTCCGCTCTACTTTGAGTTCACTTTTGCACAGATGATGCAACTCTCACGCGCCGATGTGCATGTGAAAAAAAATGCGGAACTTGAGATTACAAGTAAATACGAAGATCGATGGCGTAAAATGGAAAAAGATATTTACGATGTCATTTTAACCAATGAAGTGGCTTCTGAGCCCATATCAAAGCCAGACACATTGCATTTTGATATGGATGTTGATTTTAGAAAAATTCGTGACACTTTTAAAGATGAACTTTTACGAGGAGAGGGCTTTTTTGTCCATTTTGAAGAACTTTTTGAAATTGATGAACAAAGCGGTCTCATTCGCCTCTCTTTTGGTGCCAATGAACGCAATGAAAAATGTTATATAGCGATACAAAAAGGTCAAGTTTCTTATCTGCCAGATGCAATTTTAGCGACAAAAAGCAACAGAGCAGCTCATACATTAATTAAAGAGTGGTTTCATGGAATATGTGATTAA
- a CDS encoding cell division ATP-binding protein FtsE, whose protein sequence is MEYVIKANGLNISYGRDEPIITDASMQIKAQEFVFITGKSGSGKSTIIKSLYGELFPNRGDLNVCGIDFKNISSSKLNLLRRYLGVVFQDYKLIDEWTVEQNVMLPLIIGGFSKGVCIKQAHKLLKHVKLLHKINKYPYELSGGEQQRVAMARALAHNPVLILADEPTGNLDSYSSEVIWNLLKGAKEHLGTTVLVVTHNIPASLGIDYKHYFLEGGVLHEVN, encoded by the coding sequence ATGGAATATGTGATTAAAGCCAATGGCTTAAATATTAGCTATGGCCGAGATGAGCCGATCATTACGGATGCAAGTATGCAAATAAAAGCGCAAGAATTTGTCTTTATTACGGGAAAAAGCGGTAGCGGAAAATCAACGATTATCAAGTCGCTTTACGGTGAGCTTTTCCCTAATCGGGGTGATCTTAACGTCTGTGGCATTGATTTTAAAAATATTAGTAGTTCCAAACTTAATCTTCTGAGGCGCTACTTAGGTGTTGTTTTTCAAGACTATAAATTGATTGATGAGTGGACCGTGGAGCAAAATGTTATGTTGCCCCTCATTATTGGTGGATTTTCAAAAGGTGTTTGTATTAAACAAGCGCATAAGCTTTTAAAACATGTTAAGTTGTTGCATAAAATCAATAAATATCCATATGAACTCAGTGGTGGTGAGCAACAACGTGTTGCAATGGCTAGAGCTTTGGCTCACAACCCTGTCCTTATTTTGGCAGATGAACCTACAGGAAATTTGGATAGCTATTCAAGTGAAGTGATTTGGAATTTACTCAAAGGTGCTAAAGAGCATTTGGGTACCACTGTTTTAGTGGTAACGCATAATATTCCTGCCTCTCTTGGTATTGATTATAAACACTATTTTTTAGAAGGTGGCGTTTTACATGAGGTCAATTAA
- a CDS encoding FtsX-like permease family protein, with product MRSINSHFSIMISVFVLLFSFQFTNVIKSIVNDYATKIVNDYAIVVVSSSELKEEDLKKQIPEIESLSEISSKKILDRLKNDMSSKNLALLQVALPKFYSLKLESIPNKKRVEAIKQKLLSISSITRIETFAKTHEKMFKMFLLLQAMVYIFAFFVAFVAILLIFKQIRIWTYEHNRRMSIMTLFGASFFMKSAMLYRMTLVDSLISSIAVCAIYSIAPKITIVKDFAAELDIMLPEFDLLFEGGILVGSSILFSLIAVTIVSRKIGRV from the coding sequence ATGAGGTCAATTAATAGCCATTTTTCGATTATGATTTCTGTCTTTGTCTTACTCTTTTCGTTTCAATTTACGAATGTTATCAAGAGTATTGTCAATGACTATGCGACGAAAATAGTGAATGACTATGCCATTGTGGTGGTTTCTTCATCAGAGCTCAAAGAAGAAGATCTTAAAAAGCAGATTCCAGAAATTGAGTCTTTATCGGAAATCAGTAGCAAAAAAATATTGGATCGCCTTAAAAATGATATGTCATCAAAAAATTTGGCACTTTTACAAGTAGCGCTTCCAAAATTTTACTCATTAAAACTCGAGTCAATTCCCAATAAAAAAAGGGTTGAAGCGATTAAGCAAAAGCTCTTAAGTATTAGTTCTATAACCCGTATTGAAACGTTTGCTAAGACACATGAAAAGATGTTTAAAATGTTTCTATTATTGCAGGCGATGGTCTATATTTTCGCCTTTTTTGTAGCATTTGTAGCCATACTTTTAATCTTTAAGCAGATTCGCATTTGGACGTATGAACATAACCGTAGAATGTCTATTATGACACTGTTTGGTGCTTCATTTTTTATGAAAAGTGCAATGCTGTACCGTATGACTTTGGTTGATTCCCTCATAAGTTCTATTGCGGTATGTGCAATATATTCAATAGCTCCTAAAATAACGATTGTGAAAGATTTTGCAGCTGAACTTGACATCATGCTTCCTGAGTTTGATCTTCTTTTTGAGGGAGGTATCCTTGTTGGCTCTTCTATTTTATTTTCTTTGATTGCCGTAACCATTGTTTCTCGTAAGATAGGGCGTGTATGA
- a CDS encoding murein hydrolase activator EnvC family protein, with the protein MKKQKTLQEKMQTEKQIHGKLQDIANDIVNEEKDIEKIKDKIEELSRTINDSQEVVQQKSEYLDKLTKDTQALSSQKKGLEQKIIKIIAEDFSFYLVSDSDYLDNEDGILVDEVLQKMDTIMRKEFGKLAADYKQVNDQIYSQSQEIKNIHGEIQSSKSKKDELVALEKKRESSILALNTKKEGYKKQLDDIQKERDEIRTTLEQLKIIKVQEENKLLAEKNAAKRDKGPKTVGGEDNSIRQIGSSYQNSNVKKYVGERTIAPLDSYNVKRKFGDYVDPIYKIKIFNESVVLASSTPDATVKSVLNGKVIFAKDTASMEKVVIIENSDEIHTIYAHLSKIAPTIQVGQKIKKGYVIGRIDNDLTFEVTQKNFHIDPLELIAK; encoded by the coding sequence ATGAAAAAGCAAAAAACGTTGCAAGAAAAGATGCAAACTGAAAAACAAATTCATGGTAAACTCCAAGATATAGCGAACGATATCGTAAATGAAGAAAAAGATATTGAAAAAATTAAAGATAAGATTGAAGAGCTGAGTCGTACAATCAATGACTCGCAAGAAGTTGTTCAACAAAAAAGTGAATATCTGGACAAATTGACGAAAGACACGCAAGCGCTTTCCTCTCAAAAAAAAGGGTTAGAACAAAAAATTATCAAAATTATTGCAGAGGATTTTTCATTTTATTTAGTTTCTGATAGTGACTATTTAGATAATGAAGATGGGATTTTAGTGGATGAAGTGCTTCAGAAAATGGACACCATTATGCGTAAGGAGTTTGGAAAATTAGCAGCCGATTATAAACAAGTCAATGACCAAATTTATTCTCAAAGCCAAGAAATTAAAAATATTCATGGCGAAATTCAAAGTTCAAAAAGTAAGAAGGATGAACTCGTAGCACTGGAAAAAAAACGTGAAAGTTCAATCCTTGCTCTTAATACAAAAAAAGAGGGTTACAAAAAACAGTTAGATGATATTCAAAAAGAACGTGATGAAATTAGAACAACACTTGAGCAACTTAAAATTATTAAAGTTCAGGAAGAAAATAAGCTTTTAGCTGAAAAAAATGCCGCCAAAAGAGATAAAGGACCTAAAACTGTTGGTGGTGAAGACAATAGTATTAGACAAATTGGATCTTCGTATCAAAATAGTAACGTAAAAAAATATGTTGGTGAGCGAACCATTGCTCCATTGGACAGTTACAATGTCAAGCGTAAATTTGGAGATTATGTTGATCCTATTTATAAGATTAAAATCTTTAATGAATCTGTTGTTCTAGCATCTTCAACACCCGATGCTACTGTTAAAAGTGTCTTAAATGGGAAGGTTATTTTTGCTAAAGATACTGCCTCTATGGAAAAAGTGGTTATTATCGAAAACAGTGATGAAATTCATACGATTTATGCCCATCTCTCAAAAATTGCACCTACAATTCAAGTAGGACAGAAAATCAAAAAAGGGTACGTCATTGGGCGTATCGACAATGACCTCACCTTCGAAGTGACTCAGAAAAATTTCCACATTGACCCACTGGAACTGATCGCAAAGTAA
- the pyrH gene encoding UMP kinase: MEKRKRVLVKFSGEALAGDNGFGIDTTILKYIADEIKSLVIHNIEIGIVIGGGNIIRGVSAAKDGIIKRTSGDYMGMLSTVINSIAMQEALEHVGMEVRVQSAIKMEAICETFIVRRAQRHFEKGRIVIFAAGTGNPFFTTDTAATLRAIEIGADMIIKATKVDGVYDRDPKKFPDAQKLAELTYDRAMDDNIKVMDDTSIALAKDNNLPIVICNMFAKGNLQKIIEGNLSCCSIVRNK, encoded by the coding sequence ATGGAGAAGAGAAAAAGAGTTTTAGTTAAGTTCTCTGGTGAAGCACTTGCAGGTGATAATGGATTTGGCATTGACACTACTATTTTAAAGTATATCGCTGATGAGATTAAATCACTGGTGATACATAATATTGAAATCGGTATCGTTATTGGCGGAGGTAACATCATTCGTGGTGTGAGCGCTGCAAAAGATGGTATTATCAAACGTACGAGTGGTGATTATATGGGAATGCTATCAACCGTGATTAATAGCATTGCAATGCAAGAAGCGCTTGAACATGTTGGCATGGAAGTGCGCGTTCAAAGTGCGATCAAAATGGAAGCCATTTGTGAGACATTTATCGTAAGACGAGCACAACGTCACTTTGAAAAAGGACGTATTGTAATTTTTGCTGCAGGCACAGGTAACCCTTTCTTCACAACCGATACAGCGGCAACACTGCGTGCGATTGAAATTGGCGCAGATATGATTATTAAAGCAACAAAGGTTGATGGAGTGTATGATAGGGATCCTAAGAAGTTTCCTGATGCACAAAAACTAGCTGAACTGACTTATGATAGAGCCATGGATGATAATATTAAAGTTATGGATGATACATCAATTGCTCTTGCAAAAGACAACAATCTCCCGATTGTCATTTGCAATATGTTTGCAAAAGGGAATTTACAAAAAATTATAGAAGGCAACTTATCGTGTTGCTCAATCGTCAGAAATAAATAA
- a CDS encoding DNA-directed RNA polymerase subunit omega produces the protein MERTEEITARALSLVGQDRYKLVMMVSKRAEQLSNGAEPLIKADKNKQKFTDIALLEIAEGKVRLESITDC, from the coding sequence ATGGAAAGAACAGAAGAAATTACAGCAAGAGCTTTATCGCTTGTCGGTCAAGATCGTTATAAATTAGTCATGATGGTTTCCAAAAGAGCAGAGCAACTTTCAAATGGTGCAGAGCCTCTGATTAAAGCGGATAAAAACAAACAAAAGTTTACAGACATTGCTCTTCTTGAAATTGCAGAAGGCAAAGTTAGATTAGAATCTATTACTGACTGTTAA
- a CDS encoding RelA/SpoT family protein has translation MEELIEIVKECKSSEKAVELLYKYIKPTPNIEKAVTFTIAKHKGQYRKSGEEYVVHPILVCVFVAYLGGDEPMIVAGLLHDVVEDTSCSSEDIKAMFGEEVGHLVDGLTKIVEIRDVELIPSYSNDKLVASALTFRKMLIASIRDVRVLVVKLCDRLHNMLTLAALDPVKQRRIAEETLVVYAPIAHRLGISSIKNLLEDFSFFYVMPNEYTKIDGYITEHGQQLQLRLNHFISKIKNHMLKEGFIESDFTIQKRVKHYYSIYLKMQRKGVSIEEVLDLLAIRIIVRTPIDCYRALGIVHQHFKPLISRFKDYIAIPKENGYQTIHTTVFDDKSIVEAQIRTYDMNKTAEYGVAAHWKYKSGGLNPKLDWLNELNNQNEEIENIEDFYAIAKDNLYTEDIAVFSPKGDIFTLPRGATVLDFAYEVHTEVGTYADEAYVNKQKVPLLSELKNGDIVRIVTSKEPKYRCSWINSVKTGKAKSTIQSNCRQKIKEINHKVAIKILAYTFGVAENKVEAWVEQEHASKKIFKISTDSIYLQDVANTLKLYAMQDTMLFPLLKKDRYHIKKQKFENIVIYSNHHISNVYFDYCCHPKRGDDIVGFKKGNDVFVHHKLCERAATLMEENEPMVFVKWTREAPDRYKLIVSLENKKGSLASFLAYLAKMQINLVTIELGKGEDEGHADYFEMILELPDKNVNAVRDNLKGKYRVIEFISVNDAYK, from the coding sequence TTGGAAGAGTTAATTGAAATTGTCAAAGAGTGTAAAAGCTCTGAAAAAGCGGTAGAACTCTTATATAAGTATATAAAGCCAACACCCAACATTGAGAAAGCTGTTACGTTTACGATTGCTAAACACAAAGGGCAGTATCGTAAAAGTGGTGAAGAGTATGTTGTTCATCCTATCTTAGTGTGCGTTTTTGTCGCATACTTGGGTGGTGATGAGCCGATGATTGTAGCAGGCTTGTTGCACGATGTCGTTGAAGATACTTCATGCTCTTCTGAAGACATTAAAGCAATGTTTGGTGAGGAAGTTGGACATTTAGTAGATGGTTTAACCAAAATTGTTGAAATACGTGATGTTGAATTAATACCTTCGTACTCCAATGACAAGCTGGTTGCTTCTGCTCTAACTTTTCGAAAGATGCTTATTGCCTCTATTCGTGATGTGCGTGTATTGGTAGTAAAACTATGTGATAGACTTCATAATATGCTCACGCTTGCCGCACTTGATCCTGTTAAGCAGCGTCGTATTGCAGAAGAAACATTAGTAGTATATGCGCCCATTGCGCATCGTTTAGGTATCTCTTCGATTAAAAATCTCTTAGAAGATTTTAGTTTTTTCTATGTTATGCCCAATGAATATACTAAAATTGATGGGTATATTACAGAACATGGTCAACAACTCCAACTAAGACTCAACCATTTTATCTCCAAAATTAAAAATCATATGCTCAAAGAGGGATTTATTGAGAGCGATTTTACGATTCAAAAGCGTGTTAAACACTATTATTCCATTTATCTTAAAATGCAACGTAAAGGTGTCAGCATTGAAGAAGTTTTGGATCTTTTAGCGATCCGTATTATTGTCCGAACTCCTATTGATTGTTACCGAGCCCTTGGCATTGTCCATCAGCATTTTAAGCCGTTGATATCGCGTTTTAAAGACTATATAGCAATACCCAAAGAAAATGGTTATCAGACGATTCATACAACGGTATTTGATGACAAGTCCATTGTCGAAGCACAAATTCGAACCTATGATATGAATAAAACAGCAGAATATGGTGTTGCCGCGCATTGGAAATATAAATCAGGTGGTCTTAATCCTAAGCTGGATTGGCTCAATGAGCTTAATAACCAAAATGAAGAGATTGAGAATATTGAAGATTTTTATGCCATTGCCAAAGATAATCTCTATACGGAAGATATAGCTGTCTTCTCTCCCAAAGGTGATATCTTTACCCTTCCACGTGGGGCAACTGTTTTAGACTTTGCGTATGAGGTACATACAGAAGTAGGAACATATGCCGATGAAGCATATGTGAACAAACAAAAAGTACCACTGCTTAGTGAGCTCAAAAATGGCGACATTGTTCGTATTGTAACGTCAAAAGAGCCAAAATATCGTTGCAGTTGGATCAACAGCGTGAAAACAGGAAAAGCAAAAAGTACGATTCAGTCTAATTGTCGTCAAAAAATCAAAGAGATTAATCACAAAGTCGCAATTAAAATACTCGCCTATACTTTTGGAGTGGCTGAAAATAAAGTTGAAGCCTGGGTTGAGCAAGAACATGCTTCAAAAAAGATTTTTAAAATTTCTACGGATTCTATTTATTTACAAGATGTGGCTAATACATTAAAACTCTATGCTATGCAAGATACAATGCTTTTCCCTCTGCTCAAGAAAGATCGCTATCACATCAAAAAGCAGAAGTTTGAAAATATCGTCATCTACTCAAATCATCATATTTCTAACGTCTATTTTGACTACTGTTGTCATCCTAAACGAGGAGATGATATAGTAGGTTTTAAAAAAGGTAATGATGTTTTTGTACATCATAAACTGTGTGAGCGTGCAGCTACTTTGATGGAAGAAAATGAGCCTATGGTCTTTGTGAAATGGACGAGAGAAGCGCCCGATCGTTACAAATTGATTGTAAGTCTTGAAAACAAGAAAGGTTCTTTAGCCTCATTTTTAGCTTATTTGGCTAAAATGCAGATTAATCTGGTGACGATAGAACTCGGTAAGGGCGAAGATGAAGGTCATGCAGATTATTTTGAGATGATTTTGGAATTGCCCGATAAGAATGTTAATGCCGTACGGGATAATCTCAAAGGGAAATACCGAGTGATTGAATTTATTTCAGTTAATGATGCCTATAAATAA
- the tyrS gene encoding tyrosine--tRNA ligase: MRIQNALKEIKRGISEIIDEERVVTLLKNYFEKGETFLVKAGFDPTAPDLHLGHTVLLQKMALLQKFGAIVQFLIGDFTGMIGDPTGKNETRKKLTREVVLANAQSYKEQVFKILDPEKTVVLFNSEWIEALGASGLVELTTTFNVARMLEREDFEKRYKSQTPISISEFIYPLLQGYDSVAMKSDIEMGGTDQKFNLLMGRHLQRAYNIGKEQAVIMMPLLEGLDGVNKMSKSLGNYIGVTDAPSDMFGKMLSISDDLMWRYYELLSTKSLEEIEALKNDVAAGILHPKHAKEMIATEMVERYHGKAEALEAKAEFDRVHSQNEIPTEIETFTCKESPIWIAKALVDCGLEISTSQARRDIKQGAVKLNQDKVDDEQLQLECGEYILQVGKRKFARLKVQ; encoded by the coding sequence ATGCGGATTCAAAATGCGCTCAAAGAGATCAAAAGAGGGATTAGCGAGATTATTGATGAAGAGCGTGTTGTCACATTATTAAAAAATTACTTTGAAAAAGGTGAAACTTTTTTAGTTAAAGCGGGGTTTGATCCCACGGCACCAGACCTTCACTTAGGGCATACGGTGCTTCTTCAAAAAATGGCACTTCTTCAAAAATTTGGGGCTATTGTTCAGTTTTTGATTGGTGATTTTACGGGCATGATTGGTGATCCCACAGGTAAAAATGAGACACGTAAAAAATTGACACGTGAGGTTGTTTTAGCCAATGCTCAAAGCTATAAAGAACAAGTCTTTAAAATCTTAGACCCTGAAAAAACAGTGGTTCTCTTTAACTCAGAGTGGATTGAAGCTCTAGGTGCATCAGGTTTGGTAGAGCTTACTACCACATTTAATGTGGCACGTATGCTTGAGCGTGAAGATTTTGAAAAACGCTATAAATCTCAAACGCCTATTTCTATTAGTGAATTTATATACCCATTGCTTCAAGGTTACGATAGTGTTGCAATGAAAAGTGATATTGAAATGGGTGGTACCGATCAGAAGTTTAATCTTTTAATGGGTCGTCATTTACAACGTGCCTATAATATCGGCAAAGAGCAAGCCGTTATTATGATGCCTTTACTTGAAGGGCTGGATGGCGTTAATAAAATGAGTAAATCTTTAGGCAATTATATTGGTGTTACCGATGCACCATCTGATATGTTTGGTAAGATGCTCAGTATTTCTGATGATTTGATGTGGCGTTATTATGAGCTTTTAAGCACGAAAAGTCTTGAAGAAATTGAAGCTCTTAAGAACGATGTTGCCGCAGGAATTCTTCATCCAAAACATGCAAAAGAGATGATTGCTACAGAAATGGTTGAACGTTACCATGGTAAAGCAGAGGCGCTTGAAGCCAAAGCTGAGTTTGATCGTGTGCATTCTCAAAATGAGATTCCAACAGAGATTGAAACCTTTACATGTAAAGAGTCTCCTATTTGGATAGCTAAAGCTTTAGTTGATTGTGGACTTGAAATTTCAACCTCACAAGCTAGACGCGATATTAAGCAAGGAGCTGTAAAGCTCAATCAAGACAAAGTTGATGATGAACAGTTACAATTGGAATGCGGAGAGTATATTCTCCAAGTAGGTAAGCGAAAATTTGCTCGATTAAAGGTGCAGTAA